A genomic stretch from Sphingobacterium sp. ML3W includes:
- a CDS encoding TolC family protein, whose product MMTKKSLLFLLFLNSVAFAQQQPAITYDAMHSENTTARSENTTGKTIQQSSGRKMTLLECEEAFRKNNLSLLAQQYDISQAEADVIQAKIWELPQLEVAVNAYDPQNKKAFHVGGSKDASVSQLLYLGGKKKNEVEFAKSNVELSKLQFSQLLASLRAQLRTTFYSLYFEQHKLADINVQLDYLNSLLTAYKEEGKKGNVSLRDQVRLQTMAIDLTNEKTSATNTIIGMQQQLRVLLSNQEDVLPNLSDTEADRELAIRPTMSMDKMFDLALENNADYQFALKTAESSQLFTKWQKSLNTPDINLGIEYSQNGGTFHNELNLKAAIPLPLWKQNKGNIIKAKYAEEEAKKNIEVQRQLLESQIRSNYQSWENQYNQYFTITADDLHNIAVVYDGVFSNFRKGNISLVEFTDFMDSYRISILKLYDMKKEIILNAEQLNYLAQTPIFNSSHVN is encoded by the coding sequence ATGATGACAAAGAAATCCTTGCTATTTTTGCTGTTTTTAAATTCCGTTGCATTCGCGCAACAGCAACCTGCGATAACCTACGATGCTATGCATTCGGAAAATACAACTGCCCGTTCTGAAAATACAACTGGCAAAACAATACAGCAGTCTTCTGGCCGGAAAATGACGCTTCTTGAATGTGAAGAAGCCTTCCGAAAAAACAACCTCTCCTTATTGGCGCAACAATATGATATCAGTCAGGCCGAAGCAGATGTCATTCAGGCCAAAATCTGGGAGCTTCCGCAATTGGAAGTCGCCGTCAATGCTTATGATCCACAAAATAAAAAGGCATTCCATGTGGGGGGATCAAAAGATGCCAGCGTATCCCAATTGCTTTATCTAGGTGGAAAAAAGAAAAATGAGGTTGAGTTTGCCAAATCAAATGTCGAGCTTTCAAAACTTCAATTCAGCCAGTTGCTGGCCAGTCTACGGGCACAACTAAGGACAACATTCTATTCTCTTTATTTCGAACAGCATAAACTGGCAGACATCAATGTGCAATTGGATTACCTCAACAGCCTGTTGACAGCCTATAAGGAAGAAGGCAAAAAGGGAAACGTTTCACTTCGGGACCAAGTTCGTCTGCAAACCATGGCCATCGATCTCACCAACGAAAAAACGAGTGCCACCAATACAATTATCGGTATGCAACAACAATTAAGGGTACTGCTCTCCAATCAGGAAGATGTGCTCCCCAATCTATCGGATACGGAGGCAGATCGGGAATTGGCAATCAGACCTACAATGAGCATGGACAAGATGTTTGACCTCGCACTTGAAAATAATGCCGACTATCAATTTGCGTTAAAAACTGCCGAAAGCTCACAGCTTTTTACCAAATGGCAAAAATCCCTGAATACACCCGATATCAATCTAGGCATAGAATACAGCCAAAACGGAGGAACATTTCACAATGAACTGAATCTCAAAGCAGCGATTCCACTTCCACTATGGAAACAAAACAAGGGAAATATCATCAAGGCCAAATATGCCGAAGAAGAAGCCAAAAAGAATATCGAAGTACAGCGACAGCTATTGGAATCGCAGATCCGTTCCAACTATCAGTCTTGGGAAAATCAATACAACCAATATTTCACTATTACGGCTGACGACCTACACAATATTGCTGTAGTCTACGATGGTGTGTTCAGCAATTTCAGAAAAGGAAATATCTCGCTAGTTGAGTTCACCGATTTTATGGATAGTTATCGGATATCTATCCTCAAACTTTATGATATGAAAAAAGAAATTATCCTCAATGCCGAGCAGCTTAACTACTTGGCGCAAACCCCTATATTCAATTCAAGCCATGTCAACTAA
- a CDS encoding HAMP domain-containing sensor histidine kinase, giving the protein MTLKKKIAISFSIAFSILFGIAMLIIYYASVDFRNDQFRQRLIDKLDYISHYIANTPSFDRESYKTYFQDIEDGLFYEDVIILDKHKKLIFSTVKDKTITWNQAIINRLDNEKRIFYKQDQYEILGKYYLINKQTYYLLVKAQDYSGNEKLDHLAIVLTILFLLSTLLIWIFSYNLILRLLHPLDRLKKDITQINASKLTNPVKYAGNTDEIAVLTQAFNTMLKRLSSAFESQKEFNSSASHELRTPLARMSFQLENLRHQQQLDEDVSHVLDNIAKETQHLSEVTSSLMLLSKFDSATLQTTYQEERIDEIIFTAYEKVAKAFPDLQLDFSIKGIADPKLTLVCSAQLIEIAFVNLFKNAALYSYHPEVSVVIHESPTQLKVLVTNHGAALSTTDQKRIFDAFSRGENASETTGSGLGLRIVKRIMDSHQASVEYKANTQQPAHTFTLRFPKSTTENSDFLPLQ; this is encoded by the coding sequence ATGACTTTAAAAAAGAAAATAGCGATCAGTTTTAGTATTGCGTTCTCCATCCTATTCGGAATCGCGATGCTCATTATCTATTATGCCAGCGTTGATTTCAGAAATGATCAATTCCGCCAGCGTCTGATCGATAAACTGGATTATATTTCACATTATATCGCAAATACCCCTTCTTTTGACCGCGAATCGTACAAAACTTATTTTCAGGATATTGAAGATGGACTCTTTTATGAGGATGTCATTATTCTGGACAAGCATAAAAAACTTATTTTCAGCACGGTAAAAGACAAAACAATTACCTGGAATCAGGCGATTATTAATCGTCTGGACAATGAAAAACGAATCTTCTACAAACAGGACCAATATGAAATATTGGGCAAATACTACCTGATCAACAAACAGACTTACTACCTTTTGGTTAAAGCCCAGGATTATTCTGGGAACGAGAAACTAGATCACCTGGCCATCGTCTTAACGATCTTATTCTTACTGAGCACTTTGCTAATCTGGATCTTTAGCTACAATCTTATTCTTCGTTTATTACATCCTTTGGATAGACTCAAAAAAGACATCACCCAAATCAATGCCAGTAAGTTGACCAACCCGGTTAAATATGCCGGAAATACGGATGAGATCGCGGTATTAACCCAAGCATTCAATACTATGCTGAAACGGCTGTCCAGTGCTTTTGAATCCCAAAAAGAATTTAACTCGAGTGCTTCCCATGAGCTGCGCACACCACTGGCCAGAATGTCATTCCAATTGGAAAACCTCCGGCATCAACAACAGCTTGATGAAGATGTCAGCCACGTACTTGACAATATCGCAAAAGAAACACAGCATCTTTCTGAAGTCACAAGCTCGCTAATGCTCCTTTCAAAATTTGATTCGGCCACACTCCAAACCACTTATCAGGAAGAACGGATTGACGAGATCATTTTTACGGCATACGAAAAGGTCGCAAAAGCCTTCCCTGATCTGCAGCTTGATTTTTCTATTAAAGGCATCGCAGATCCTAAATTGACCCTCGTTTGTTCGGCGCAGTTGATTGAAATCGCTTTTGTCAATCTATTCAAAAATGCAGCGCTGTATTCCTATCACCCTGAAGTAAGTGTTGTTATCCATGAATCTCCGACGCAACTGAAAGTATTGGTAACCAATCATGGAGCTGCGCTGAGCACCACTGATCAAAAGCGTATTTTCGATGCGTTCAGCCGTGGCGAGAATGCCTCAGAAACCACCGGATCGGGCTTAGGGCTGCGGATCGTCAAACGCATTATGGATTCACATCAGGCCAGCGTCGAATACAAAGCCAATACACAGCAGCCGGCTCATACATTTACACTCCGATTCCCTAAGTCAACCACCGAAAACAGCGATTTCCTACCCCTCCAATAG
- a CDS encoding response regulator transcription factor, which produces MHTFMVDILLLEDDRVLSTEIKSFLLSQDFSCDQAFDGIEFLARTHQKKYGFYLLDINVPKINGLEICKKIRSHDALTPIIILSAYDDIDDKKEAFLRAADDYLVKPFVLDELLMRINSLLRRHQHNESNSPKTLVIDDLIIYPEEARVLRSNEEINLTQKEFQLLLILAQANGRTLSKQHISEEVWQNQFQTTQNTIEVYINFLRKKIDKNFENKLIHTRPGFGYYLAADK; this is translated from the coding sequence ATGCATACATTTATGGTGGACATTTTGCTACTCGAAGATGACAGGGTTCTTTCTACTGAAATCAAATCCTTTTTACTAAGTCAGGACTTCTCTTGTGACCAGGCCTTTGATGGCATTGAATTTTTGGCACGGACGCATCAAAAAAAATACGGCTTTTACCTGCTAGACATCAATGTTCCCAAGATAAACGGTTTAGAAATCTGCAAGAAAATACGAAGTCATGATGCGCTTACCCCGATTATCATTCTCTCCGCCTATGATGACATCGACGACAAAAAGGAAGCTTTTCTCCGTGCCGCAGATGATTATTTAGTCAAGCCTTTTGTGTTGGATGAGTTGTTGATGCGCATCAATTCACTTCTTCGCCGACATCAGCACAATGAGAGCAATAGCCCCAAGACATTGGTCATCGATGATCTGATTATTTATCCTGAAGAGGCCAGGGTACTGCGGTCAAATGAAGAAATCAACCTGACGCAAAAGGAATTTCAGTTGCTGTTGATATTGGCACAGGCCAATGGACGTACCTTATCCAAACAGCATATTTCCGAAGAAGTATGGCAGAATCAATTTCAGACAACACAAAATACCATCGAAGTTTACATCAATTTTTTACGTAAAAAAATTGATAAGAATTTTGAAAATAAGCTTATCCACACCAGACCTGGATTTGGCTATTACCTCGCTGCGGATAAATGA